One part of the Carassius gibelio isolate Cgi1373 ecotype wild population from Czech Republic chromosome B6, carGib1.2-hapl.c, whole genome shotgun sequence genome encodes these proteins:
- the LOC127959091 gene encoding pejvakin-like, which yields MFAAATKNFVKQVGNTGRLVPVPSLSEADRYQPLSLVSRKRRRHFWKKTKYATTPFSLKDILVGEKEITAGVSSYQLLNYEDKSDVALNGRLGNHLIHEVGVNVSGSDSVAVKASFGIVTKHEVEVPTLLRELNARKVDLDHCLIRQSKESGRTVLCVVMESIRTTRQCSLTVHAGVRGTTMRFQIDDGRNPKGRDKAIVIPAHTTIAFSVLELYVRLDGRLDICVAPESVGGFEREQIRDYSTFNLICHSVLAVDDRTFEELTHSDMYMDDVTDYYEKAASMTDLSTAYLQDEKHTRVNLLNHNIPKGLCALCGMGHQRRETVYGCLECSSGGNKYVRLHAVPCFDLWHKTLR from the exons ATGTTTGCGGCAGCAACTAAAAACTTTGTGAAGCAGGTGGGGAACACTGGACGCCTAGTCCCTGTGCCCAGCCTAAGTGAAGCGGACCGATATCAACCCCTCAGTCTGGTGTCAAGGAAAAGAAGACGACATTTCTGGAAGAAGACCAAATATGCCACAACCCCTTTCTCACTGAAAGACATACTCGTGGGAGAGAAAGAGATCACAGCAG GTGTCTCCTCATATCAGCTCCTGAACTATGAGGACAAGTCTGATGTTGCCCTAAATGGGCGTTTGGGTAACCATCTTATCCACGAGGTGGGGGTAAACGTGAGTGGTTCAGATTCTGTGGCAGTAAAGGCTTCATTTGGAATTGTGACCAAGCATGAGGTGGAGGTCCCAACATTACTGAGGGAACTCAAtgcgag AAAAGTTGACCTGGATCACTGTTTGATCCGTCAGTCCAAAGAGAGTGGGCGGACTGTCCTGTGTGTTGTGATGGAGAGTATCCGCACCACGCGCCAGTGCTCCCTCACCGTCCACGCTGGAGTGCGAGGAACTACCATGAGG TTCCAGATAGATGATGGTCGAAACCCTAAAGGTCGAGATAAAGCCATTGTAATTCCAGCCCACACGACCATAGCATTCAGTGTGCTGGAGCTTTATGTGCGTCTTGATGGACGTTTAG ACATATGTGTGGCTCCAGAGTCAGTAGGAGGGTTTGAGAGGGAACAGATCCGTGA CTATTCCACATTTAACTTGATTTGTCACTCTGTGCTTGCTGTAGATGACAGGACGTTTGAGGAGCTCACTCACTCTGATATGTACATGGATGATGTGACGGACTACTATGAGAAGGCTGCCAGCATGACGGACCTGTCCACGGCCTACCTGCAGGATGAGAAGCACACACGTGTAAATCTGCTCAACCATAACATACCTAAAGGACTGTGTGCCTTGTGTGGGATGGGCCACCAGAGACGTGAGACTGTCTACGGCTGCCTGGAGTGTTCTTCAGGGGGAAACAAATATGTCCGTCTCCACGCTGTACCATGTTTTGACCTCTGGCATAAAACTTTAAGGTGA